A single window of Nomascus leucogenys isolate Asia chromosome 18, Asia_NLE_v1, whole genome shotgun sequence DNA harbors:
- the PRXL2A gene encoding peroxiredoxin-like 2A isoform X1, translating to MSFLQDPSFFTMGMWSIGAGALGAAALALLLANTDVFLSKPQKAALEYLEDIELKTLEKEPRTLKAKELWEKNGAVIMAVRRPGCFLCREEAVDLSSLKSMLDQLGVPLYAVVKEDIRTEVKDFQPYFKGEIFLDEKKKFYGPHRRKMMFMGFIRLGVWYNFFRAWNGGFSGNLEGEGFILGGVFVVGSGKQGILLEHREKEFGDKVNLLSVLEAAKMIKPQTLASEKK from the exons ATGTCTTTCCTCCAGGACCCAAGTTTCTTCACCATGGGGATGTGGTCCATTGGTGCAGGAGCCCTGGGGGCTGCTGCCTTGGCATTGCTGCTTGCCAACACAGACGTGTTTCTGTCCAAGCCCCAGAAAGCGGCCCTGGAGTACCTGGAGGATATAGAACTGAAAACACTGGAGAAGG aaCCAAGGACTTTGAAAGCAAAGGAGctatgggaaaaaaatggagCTGTGATTATGGCCGTGCGGAGGCCAGGCTGTTTCCTCTGTCGAGAG GAAGCTGTGGATCTGTCCTCCCTGAAAAGCATGTTGGACCAGCTGGGCGTCCCCCTCTATGCAGTGGTAAAGGAGGACATCAGGACCGAAGTGAAGGATTTCCAGCCTTATTTCAAAGGAGAAATCTTCCTGGATGAAAAG AAAAAGTTCTATGGTCCACATAGGCGGAAGATGATGTTTATGGGATTTATCCGTCTGGGAGTGTGGTACAACTTCTTCCGAGCCTGGAATGGAGGCTTCTCTGGAAACCTGGAAGGAGAAGGCTTCATCCTTGGGGGAGTTTTCGTGGTGGGATCAGGAAAGCAG GGCATTCTTCTCGAGCACCGAGAAAAAGAATTTGGAGACAAAGTAAACCTACTTTCTGTTCTGGAAGCTGCTAAGATGATCAAACCACAGACTTTGGCCTCAGAGAAAAAATGA
- the PRXL2A gene encoding peroxiredoxin-like 2A isoform X2, translated as MGMWSIGAGALGAAALALLLANTDVFLSKPQKAALEYLEDIELKTLEKEPRTLKAKELWEKNGAVIMAVRRPGCFLCREEAVDLSSLKSMLDQLGVPLYAVVKEDIRTEVKDFQPYFKGEIFLDEKKKFYGPHRRKMMFMGFIRLGVWYNFFRAWNGGFSGNLEGEGFILGGVFVVGSGKQGILLEHREKEFGDKVNLLSVLEAAKMIKPQTLASEKK; from the exons ATGGGGATGTGGTCCATTGGTGCAGGAGCCCTGGGGGCTGCTGCCTTGGCATTGCTGCTTGCCAACACAGACGTGTTTCTGTCCAAGCCCCAGAAAGCGGCCCTGGAGTACCTGGAGGATATAGAACTGAAAACACTGGAGAAGG aaCCAAGGACTTTGAAAGCAAAGGAGctatgggaaaaaaatggagCTGTGATTATGGCCGTGCGGAGGCCAGGCTGTTTCCTCTGTCGAGAG GAAGCTGTGGATCTGTCCTCCCTGAAAAGCATGTTGGACCAGCTGGGCGTCCCCCTCTATGCAGTGGTAAAGGAGGACATCAGGACCGAAGTGAAGGATTTCCAGCCTTATTTCAAAGGAGAAATCTTCCTGGATGAAAAG AAAAAGTTCTATGGTCCACATAGGCGGAAGATGATGTTTATGGGATTTATCCGTCTGGGAGTGTGGTACAACTTCTTCCGAGCCTGGAATGGAGGCTTCTCTGGAAACCTGGAAGGAGAAGGCTTCATCCTTGGGGGAGTTTTCGTGGTGGGATCAGGAAAGCAG GGCATTCTTCTCGAGCACCGAGAAAAAGAATTTGGAGACAAAGTAAACCTACTTTCTGTTCTGGAAGCTGCTAAGATGATCAAACCACAGACTTTGGCCTCAGAGAAAAAATGA